Proteins encoded in a region of the Salmo trutta chromosome 34, fSalTru1.1, whole genome shotgun sequence genome:
- the LOC115173254 gene encoding histidine-rich glycoprotein-like has protein sequence MSYYLITLRFQHRGQYYLITLGIQHHEQYYLITLGFQHRGQHYLITLGFQHHGQYYLITLRFQHHGQHYLITLRFQHHGQHYLITLRFQHHGQHYLITLRFQHHGQYYLITLRFQYYLITQGFQHHRQYYLITLRFQHHRQHYLITLRFQHHGQYYLITLGFQHRGQHFLIILRFQHHGQYYLITLGFQHHGQHYLITLGFQHHGQYYLITQRFQLHGQHYLITLRFQHHGQFQHHGQYYLITLRFQHHGQHYLITLRFQHHGQHYLITLRFQHHGQHHLITLRFQHHGQHYLITLRFQHHGQYYLITLRFQHNGQHYLITLRFQHHGQHYLITLRFQHHGQHYLRWTA, from the exons ATGTCA TACTACCTCATCACCCTGAGGTTTCAGCACCGTGGACAGTACTACCTCATCACCCTGGGGATTCAGCACCATGAACAGTACTACCTCATCACCCTGGGGTTCCAGCACCGTGGACAGCACTACCTCATCACCCTGGggtttcagcaccacggacagtaCTACCTCATCACCCTGaggtttcagcaccatggacagcactaCCTCATCACCCTGaggtttcagcaccatggacagcactaCCTCATCACCCTGaggtttcagcaccatggacagcactaCCTCATCACCCTCAggtttcagcaccacggacagtaCTACCTCATCACCCTGAGGTTTCAGTACTACCTCATCACCCAGGGATTTCAGCACCACAGACAGTACTACCTCATCACCCTGAGGTTTCAGCACCACAGACAGCACTACCTCATCACCCTGAggtttcagcaccacggacagtaCTACCTCATCACCCTGGGGTTTCAGCACCGTGGGCAGCACTTTCTCATCATCCTCAggtttcagcaccacggacagtaCTACCTCATCACCCTGGggtttcagcaccacggacagcacTACCTCATCACCCTGGggtttcagcaccacggacagtaCTACCTTATCACCCAGAGGTTTCAGCTCCACGGACAGCACTACCTCATCACCCTGAggtttcagcaccacggaca gtttcagcaccacggacagtaCTACCTCATCACCCTGAggtttcagcaccacggacagcacTACCTCATCACCCTGAggtttcagcaccacggacagcacTACCTCATCACCCTGAggtttcagcaccacggacagcacCACCTCATCACCCTGAggtttcagcaccacggacagcacTACCTCATCACCCTGAggtttcagcaccacggacagtaCTACCTCATCACCCTGAGGTTTCAGCACAACGGACAGCACTACCTCATCACCCTGAggtttcagcaccacggacagcacTACCTCATCACCCTGAggtttcagcaccacggacagcacTACCTCAGGTGGACA GCTTAG